A genomic window from Leptolyngbya sp. BL0902 includes:
- the cobJ gene encoding precorrin-3B C(17)-methyltransferase: MSSIAAIATTPAGVKTLIPICVALPAKLWLSQSLAATLAADLAPVQHQVQPYDGPLRDVVEQLWPTQTGLVFALATGAVVRLIAPLLQDKATDPAVVVVEETGRQVISLCGGHQGGADGLTRQISQLIEADPVITGASHAKHFQGIDQLGTPFGWVKGSGDWTAVSAAFAQGQPIAVDQDSGTTLWRDHLPADHPFGFDPPASPLPTARLRISANQHSVDPSNDIPTAQWHPRVLWVGIGCERGTPRHVIETALEQVFQAHGLALESVAGVASLDLKADEVGLVELCESRRWPLRCFAAAELKDIPVPNPSAVVDAAVQTPSVAEAAAMVAADRGTLRVPKQVIRLEGEPGAVTVAVAQAERESIGRTGQLFLVGIGPGRLDQITPAAKQALGRADAVIGYGLYIDQIRALCRPGQIVEPWPITQERQRAERAIDLARWGLSVAVVSSGDCGIYGMAGLVFEQLQATGWDGKRPAVEVFPGISALQAAAAQVGAPLMHDFCAISLSDLLTPWEMIVKRLEAAAQADFVIALYNPKSKTRTHQIDTAHQILMAHRAPETPVAVVKSVYRPDQDIHLTTLADLPHAPIDMLTVVLIGNASTRQHQDWLITPRGYLGFETP, translated from the coding sequence GTGTCTAGCATTGCGGCCATTGCCACCACCCCTGCGGGCGTCAAAACCTTAATTCCCATCTGTGTCGCCCTCCCAGCCAAGCTGTGGTTGTCTCAATCCCTCGCGGCTACCCTGGCGGCGGACTTGGCCCCTGTGCAGCATCAGGTTCAACCCTACGATGGGCCACTGCGGGACGTGGTCGAACAGCTTTGGCCGACCCAGACTGGCCTGGTGTTTGCCCTGGCCACGGGGGCTGTAGTACGGCTGATTGCCCCTCTCTTGCAGGATAAAGCCACCGATCCGGCGGTGGTGGTGGTGGAAGAAACGGGCCGACAGGTGATTAGCCTCTGCGGTGGACACCAGGGCGGGGCCGATGGACTGACCCGCCAAATCAGCCAGCTCATCGAGGCTGACCCGGTGATTACGGGAGCCTCCCACGCCAAGCATTTCCAGGGCATCGACCAACTCGGCACCCCCTTTGGCTGGGTCAAAGGCAGCGGCGATTGGACAGCGGTGAGTGCGGCCTTTGCCCAGGGGCAGCCCATCGCGGTGGATCAAGATAGCGGTACAACGCTCTGGCGCGATCATCTCCCTGCTGATCACCCCTTTGGGTTCGATCCTCCCGCCTCCCCCCTCCCCACGGCCCGACTGCGGATCAGTGCTAACCAGCATTCCGTTGACCCCAGCAACGATATCCCCACTGCCCAGTGGCACCCTAGGGTGCTGTGGGTGGGCATCGGCTGCGAACGGGGCACCCCTCGCCATGTGATTGAAACCGCCCTAGAGCAGGTATTTCAGGCCCATGGCTTGGCGTTGGAATCGGTGGCGGGGGTGGCCTCGCTAGATCTCAAGGCCGATGAGGTGGGCCTGGTGGAACTGTGCGAATCTCGGCGCTGGCCGTTGCGGTGCTTTGCGGCGGCAGAACTGAAGGATATTCCTGTGCCCAATCCCTCGGCGGTGGTGGATGCGGCGGTGCAAACCCCCAGCGTGGCGGAGGCGGCGGCGATGGTAGCGGCGGATCGGGGGACGCTGCGAGTGCCTAAACAGGTGATTCGTCTGGAAGGAGAACCGGGGGCTGTGACCGTGGCGGTGGCCCAGGCCGAGCGAGAATCTATCGGGCGAACCGGGCAGCTTTTCCTGGTGGGGATTGGCCCCGGTCGGCTTGACCAGATTACCCCCGCCGCCAAGCAGGCCCTTGGGCGGGCGGATGCGGTGATTGGCTACGGCCTGTACATCGACCAAATTCGCGCCCTGTGTCGTCCCGGCCAAATTGTAGAGCCCTGGCCCATTACCCAGGAACGACAGCGGGCTGAGCGAGCCATCGACTTGGCCCGCTGGGGGCTGTCGGTGGCGGTGGTGTCTTCGGGAGATTGCGGCATCTACGGCATGGCGGGGCTGGTGTTCGAGCAGTTGCAGGCCACGGGCTGGGACGGCAAACGTCCTGCGGTGGAGGTGTTTCCGGGTATTTCGGCCCTCCAGGCGGCAGCGGCCCAGGTGGGGGCACCCCTGATGCACGACTTCTGCGCCATCAGCCTCAGCGACCTGCTCACCCCCTGGGAGATGATTGTGAAACGGCTGGAGGCGGCGGCCCAGGCCGATTTTGTCATCGCCCTCTACAACCCCAAGTCTAAAACCCGCACCCATCAGATCGACACCGCCCACCAGATTTTGATGGCCCATCGTGCGCCCGAAACCCCGGTAGCGGTAGTCAAGTCCGTCTATCGGCCCGATCAGGACATCCACCTCACCACCCTCGCCGACCTGCCCCACGCCCCCATTGATATGCTGACGGTGGTGCTGATTGGCAACGCCAGCACCCGCCAGCACCAAGATTGGCTGATTACCCCCAGGGGCTATCTAGGGTTTGAGACGCCCTAG
- a CDS encoding CocE/NonD family hydrolase, with the protein MGPYAVCPKQVLTLTLPGPTPHAPLPTPHSPLPTPHSPITLTADVYTPDAPGPFPVLLMRQPYGRAIASTVVYAHPTWYASHGYIVVIQDVRGRGSSGGEFRLFEAEDEDGAATVQWAANLPKSSGEVGMYGFSYQGMTQLYAAARRPEPLKALAPAMVGYDLYADWAYEHGALLLQAGLGWAFQLAAETARRAGDAAAYHALYQAGHQLPLDGPIPADPALLRDLAPDSFFHDWRNHHQPDAYWQSLQPDLTEVDLPMLHIGGWFDPYLRGTLRLYQQMQAQSRAPQHLWIGPWGHLPWSRRVGARDFGPAAESPVDRLQLRWFNQFLKGHDEGFGQDSPVRLFDMGTNRWQDWPQWPQILPTAYALTSSGLAGMRLDDGLLLPPSAEAAEAAEADNPAPGYDVIVHDPWRPVPSLGGHSGFPSGSFDRAAIDGRSDVLTYSTSPLTTPLQVVGTPTLTLYLTVDAPSVDISAVLSEVYPDGRAFNFTQGYGRFCLPQPDGVEGGVSPQPIALALQATSFTVPQGHALRLSLAAAAFPAYPVNSGTGATLDDVPQLQHRIITLAVWHGPEWASCLHLPVSQ; encoded by the coding sequence ATGGGGCCATACGCGGTTTGTCCAAAACAAGTCCTCACCCTCACCCTGCCAGGGCCGACTCCCCACGCCCCACTCCCCACTCCCCACTCCCCACTCCCCACTCCCCACTCCCCCATCACCCTCACCGCCGACGTCTACACCCCCGACGCCCCCGGCCCCTTCCCCGTCCTGCTGATGCGGCAACCCTACGGGCGAGCCATTGCCTCCACGGTGGTCTATGCCCATCCCACCTGGTACGCCAGCCACGGCTACATCGTGGTGATTCAGGATGTGCGGGGGCGGGGCAGTTCTGGCGGCGAGTTTCGGCTGTTTGAAGCCGAGGACGAGGACGGGGCCGCCACGGTGCAATGGGCGGCCAACCTGCCCAAAAGCAGCGGCGAGGTGGGGATGTATGGCTTTTCCTACCAGGGCATGACCCAGCTCTATGCCGCCGCCCGCCGCCCAGAACCGCTGAAAGCCTTGGCCCCGGCCATGGTGGGCTACGACCTCTACGCCGACTGGGCCTACGAACATGGGGCGCTGTTGCTTCAGGCTGGGCTGGGCTGGGCCTTCCAACTGGCGGCAGAAACCGCCCGCCGTGCCGGAGATGCCGCCGCCTATCACGCCCTCTACCAAGCCGGACACCAGTTGCCGCTGGATGGCCCCATTCCCGCCGACCCGGCCCTTTTACGCGACCTCGCCCCGGATTCGTTTTTCCACGACTGGCGCAACCATCACCAGCCCGACGCCTACTGGCAGTCCCTCCAGCCCGACTTGACCGAGGTGGATTTGCCCATGCTGCACATCGGCGGCTGGTTTGACCCCTACCTGCGCGGCACCCTGCGCCTGTATCAGCAAATGCAGGCCCAAAGCCGCGCCCCCCAACACCTGTGGATTGGCCCCTGGGGGCACCTGCCCTGGAGTCGGCGGGTGGGGGCACGGGATTTTGGCCCAGCGGCAGAAAGCCCTGTGGATCGGCTGCAACTGCGCTGGTTTAACCAGTTTTTGAAAGGTCACGATGAGGGATTCGGCCAAGATTCCCCGGTACGCCTGTTTGACATGGGCACCAACCGCTGGCAAGACTGGCCTCAGTGGCCCCAGATCCTCCCTACGGCCTACGCGCTGACCAGCAGCGGGCTGGCCGGAATGCGCCTTGACGATGGCCTGCTGTTGCCCCCATCCGCCGAAGCCGCCGAAGCTGCCGAAGCCGACAACCCAGCACCGGGCTATGACGTGATCGTTCACGACCCCTGGCGTCCGGTACCTTCCCTGGGGGGCCACAGCGGCTTTCCCTCCGGCAGCTTTGATCGGGCCGCCATCGACGGTCGCAGCGATGTGTTGACCTACAGCACCTCGCCTTTAACAACTCCTTTACAAGTGGTCGGTACCCCCACGCTTACCCTCTATCTCACGGTGGATGCCCCCAGTGTAGACATCAGTGCCGTGCTGTCGGAGGTCTACCCCGATGGCCGTGCCTTCAACTTTACCCAGGGCTACGGTCGTTTTTGCCTGCCCCAACCCGATGGCGTGGAGGGCGGTGTAAGTCCTCAACCCATTGCCCTAGCTCTACAAGCGACGAGCTTTACCGTGCCCCAGGGCCATGCCCTCCGGCTCAGCCTTGCCGCCGCTGCCTTTCCGGCCTACCCCGTCAACAGCGGTACTGGGGCCACCTTAGATGACGTGCCCCAACTTCAGCACCGTATCATCACCCTTGCGGTCTGGCACGGGCCAGAATGGGCCTCCTGTTTGCATCTGCCAGTATCCCAATAA
- the dacB gene encoding D-alanyl-D-alanine carboxypeptidase/D-alanyl-D-alanine-endopeptidase: MAPTTLRRRWRTSLAGTVMALGLVGVGDAVQAALCPAQVNQRIEADLAQAPLDTAYVGLLAQTQAANPQQRRTLLAQRPNALFVPASNMKVLTSAAALHRLGPSYRIRTSVHGTVNPGGMATLRVVGRGDPTVGADQMTALATQLRNAGVTQVNRLVMDDSYFPGWATNPTWEWEDAQFYFAVPVNGLMFNQNALPVRVAPTQVGEPLALTGLEALPAGPWPLVNHSRTVAPGTAAQPMSLQRHGDSLNLYLTGQMAADANPASPVLGVFNPAEQFAAALQTALSQQGIPTAQVDIAQTPAASLGPELAAIESPPMAELLVPTNRDSDNIYAEVLLKTLGVAGVTEPPADASRAGAGAIRTALTELGVNAEPLRIADGSGLSRHNLISPAAVVDTLQAMAIHPQSQVFRNSLAVAGESGTLRNRLVNTPLSGRVMGKTGALTGHVSLSAYVQPPNHPPLIVSIAINHSNQHASVLRAKIDEWLLLLAQLSPDC, from the coding sequence ATGGCACCCACGACCTTGCGCCGGAGATGGCGAACGTCTTTAGCAGGAACGGTGATGGCCCTGGGGCTGGTGGGCGTTGGCGATGCTGTGCAGGCGGCCCTCTGTCCGGCCCAGGTGAACCAGCGCATTGAGGCCGACCTCGCCCAAGCCCCCCTGGATACGGCCTACGTGGGACTCTTGGCGCAAACCCAGGCGGCGAACCCTCAGCAGCGGCGCACGCTTTTGGCCCAGCGTCCCAACGCTCTGTTTGTTCCGGCCTCGAATATGAAGGTGCTGACCTCGGCGGCGGCACTGCATCGGCTGGGGCCAAGCTACCGCATTCGTACCTCGGTGCATGGCACGGTGAATCCGGGCGGCATGGCCACGCTGCGGGTGGTCGGGCGCGGCGATCCCACCGTGGGGGCCGATCAGATGACCGCCCTCGCTACCCAGTTGCGAAATGCGGGGGTAACGCAGGTCAACCGCTTGGTGATGGATGACAGCTACTTTCCGGGCTGGGCTACGAATCCAACTTGGGAATGGGAGGATGCCCAGTTTTACTTTGCGGTGCCCGTGAACGGACTGATGTTTAACCAAAACGCCCTGCCCGTGCGGGTAGCCCCAACCCAGGTGGGCGAACCCCTTGCCCTGACTGGGCTAGAGGCGCTTCCCGCTGGCCCTTGGCCCCTGGTGAACCACAGCCGCACCGTGGCCCCCGGCACCGCCGCTCAACCCATGTCCCTCCAGCGCCATGGCGATTCCCTCAACCTGTACCTGACGGGCCAGATGGCTGCGGATGCCAATCCGGCCAGCCCGGTTCTCGGCGTCTTTAACCCAGCGGAGCAGTTCGCTGCTGCCTTGCAAACAGCGTTGTCTCAGCAGGGCATCCCCACCGCCCAGGTAGACATTGCCCAAACTCCAGCCGCCAGCCTAGGGCCAGAACTGGCAGCCATAGAGTCGCCCCCCATGGCGGAGTTGCTGGTGCCCACCAACCGCGACAGCGACAACATCTATGCCGAAGTGCTGCTGAAAACCTTGGGCGTGGCAGGGGTGACAGAGCCTCCAGCCGATGCCAGTCGAGCCGGAGCAGGCGCGATCCGAACTGCGCTGACAGAGTTGGGGGTGAATGCCGAACCGCTACGCATTGCCGATGGGTCAGGCCTTTCTCGCCATAACCTGATCAGCCCCGCCGCTGTGGTGGATACCCTGCAAGCCATGGCCATCCATCCCCAATCCCAGGTGTTTCGCAATTCCTTAGCGGTGGCCGGAGAAAGCGGCACCCTCCGCAATCGCCTGGTGAATACGCCCCTCAGCGGACGGGTGATGGGCAAAACCGGGGCGCTGACGGGCCATGTGTCCCTTTCGGCCTACGTACAGCCGCCCAACCATCCGCCGCTGATCGTCAGCATCGCCATCAACCACTCCAACCAACACGCCAGCGTCCTGCGGGCCAAAATTGACGAGTGGCTGCTGCTGCTGGCCCAGCTTTCACCGGATTGCTAG
- a CDS encoding GAF domain-containing protein — MVTDPLDNLTLDSLALNNLASPSYAGSQSLEGLGLEGQGSSPADAPALTGTVWVAPEGSPLLTSEGRAPAWFDLLQHHSQLVVAVVEVSTRLNALPQAHRIVFANDYFGRLTGLGPTAHPVPMGDLTWLTPSASRALRHRFRLHFLQALLSQVYGPEVWVIPRLRHEPLMVSLNNPATDQIRHIELRLRTADEGLQVLAIAPDLETQLRDCWPDGPAPSEVTTQLLTRGSALNRLLSKLYPDRYTIQGQILIEGTDVTERETSRALIHLLVGRESVMGTEQFVQANTLMKQLFGAQDSFLLIAEHDRAQLWTGLDHADWQSQAYALGELQGSSFLWATERGEVLTIPDLNLTSSTAAERALVAAGARSLLLIPLVMRNPSLGRAVSQMFGLVGLTSTKPYAFNQSDCSLATTLIPALNASMRHSVRDRFTNIHPSVRWRFEQEAERLSLGLPPAPIMFEGVYPLYGISDIRGSSDERNRAIQDDLLAQFRLALAVVGAVRSTAVHNALVEQLWLDLQDRIACLEQEVTVEAEVTLLRYLQSEVEAHFSYFAQVCPTAKDAIDHYRQAMDEEHGCIYSTRAVYDQTISYINNLLRETWNRWQQSMQAITPHYCDLEATDGIDHMIYTGKAIDPNFTDFQLKALRYEQLRAMCDCARQGLALKQKYNTDMVITHLVLVQVITVDIVHDETTERLFDVRGTRDTRYEIVKKRIDKARDAATQDRITQPGMLTVVYSTTEEWEEYRQYLRYLHREGLVGDAIEEGNVEPLQGVSGLKFGRVEVLPAPPQQEEASPSEGADATA, encoded by the coding sequence ATGGTTACAGATCCTTTGGATAATCTGACTTTAGATAGTCTGGCTTTAAATAACCTGGCCAGTCCCTCCTACGCTGGATCGCAGTCGTTGGAGGGGCTAGGGCTAGAGGGCCAGGGATCCTCCCCAGCCGATGCTCCCGCCCTAACTGGGACGGTCTGGGTTGCCCCGGAGGGGAGCCCGCTGTTGACCTCCGAGGGTAGGGCTCCGGCCTGGTTTGACTTGCTGCAACACCACAGCCAACTGGTGGTGGCCGTGGTGGAGGTCAGCACCCGCCTCAATGCGTTGCCCCAGGCCCACCGAATTGTCTTTGCCAATGATTATTTTGGGCGGCTCACGGGGCTTGGCCCCACTGCCCATCCCGTACCCATGGGCGACCTGACCTGGCTGACGCCGTCGGCATCGCGGGCGCTGCGCCATCGGTTTCGGCTACATTTCCTCCAGGCGCTGCTCAGTCAGGTCTATGGGCCAGAGGTTTGGGTGATTCCTCGGCTGCGCCACGAACCGCTGATGGTATCGCTGAACAACCCCGCCACCGACCAAATTCGCCACATCGAACTGCGCCTCCGCACCGCCGATGAGGGGCTTCAGGTGTTGGCCATTGCCCCCGATCTCGAAACTCAGTTGCGCGACTGTTGGCCCGACGGCCCCGCGCCGTCTGAGGTAACAACCCAGCTTTTGACGAGGGGATCGGCCCTGAATCGCCTGCTGAGCAAGCTATATCCCGACCGCTACACTATCCAGGGGCAGATTTTAATAGAGGGCACCGACGTCACCGAGCGGGAAACTTCGCGGGCGCTGATTCACCTGCTGGTGGGGCGCGAGTCCGTCATGGGTACGGAGCAGTTTGTGCAGGCCAACACCCTGATGAAGCAGCTCTTTGGTGCCCAAGATAGCTTCTTGCTGATTGCCGAGCACGACCGCGCCCAGCTCTGGACGGGCCTCGATCATGCCGACTGGCAGAGCCAAGCCTATGCCCTTGGAGAATTGCAGGGGTCTTCCTTCCTGTGGGCCACAGAGCGGGGGGAGGTCTTGACTATCCCCGATCTGAATCTGACTAGCTCCACCGCCGCCGAACGGGCCTTGGTGGCGGCAGGAGCGCGGTCGTTGCTGCTGATTCCCCTGGTGATGCGCAATCCCTCCCTGGGGCGGGCGGTGAGCCAAATGTTTGGCCTGGTGGGCCTCACTAGTACCAAGCCCTACGCCTTCAACCAGTCTGACTGTAGCCTTGCCACCACGCTGATTCCGGCCCTAAACGCCTCCATGCGCCACAGTGTGCGAGATCGGTTTACCAACATTCATCCGTCGGTGCGCTGGCGGTTTGAGCAGGAGGCCGAACGCCTCAGCCTAGGGCTGCCTCCTGCCCCCATCATGTTTGAGGGCGTGTACCCGCTCTACGGCATTTCCGACATTCGCGGCTCCTCCGACGAACGCAACCGCGCCATCCAGGACGATTTGCTGGCCCAGTTCCGTCTAGCCCTGGCGGTGGTCGGTGCAGTGCGCTCAACCGCCGTTCACAACGCCCTGGTCGAACAACTTTGGCTGGATCTCCAGGATCGCATTGCCTGCCTAGAGCAGGAGGTCACGGTGGAGGCGGAAGTGACGCTGCTGCGCTACCTGCAAAGCGAAGTTGAGGCCCATTTTTCCTACTTTGCCCAGGTTTGCCCCACCGCCAAAGACGCCATTGACCACTATCGCCAAGCGATGGATGAGGAACATGGCTGTATCTACAGCACCCGCGCCGTCTACGACCAAACCATCAGCTACATCAACAACCTGCTGCGGGAGACCTGGAACCGCTGGCAGCAGTCGATGCAGGCCATCACCCCCCACTACTGCGACCTAGAGGCCACCGACGGCATTGATCATATGATCTACACCGGAAAGGCCATTGACCCCAACTTCACTGATTTTCAGCTCAAGGCCCTGCGCTACGAGCAGTTGCGGGCCATGTGCGACTGTGCTCGTCAGGGGCTGGCCCTAAAGCAAAAGTACAACACCGATATGGTGATTACCCACCTGGTGCTGGTGCAGGTGATAACGGTGGATATCGTCCACGATGAAACCACGGAGCGACTGTTTGACGTGCGCGGCACCCGCGATACCCGCTACGAAATCGTCAAAAAACGCATCGACAAGGCCCGCGACGCCGCCACCCAGGATCGTATCACCCAGCCCGGAATGCTGACGGTGGTCTACTCCACCACGGAGGAATGGGAAGAGTATCGGCAATACCTGCGCTATCTGCACCGGGAAGGGCTGGTCGGCGATGCCATTGAAGAGGGCAACGTGGAGCCACTGCAAGGGGTGAGCGGCCTCAAGTTTGGCCGTGTGGAGGTGCTGCCTGCCCCGCCTCAGCAGGAGGAGGCATCACCCTCCGAGGGGGCTGATGCCACGGCCTAG
- a CDS encoding alpha/beta fold hydrolase — translation MGISEQTVVVNGLTWFYREAAPVGESPKLPVLLLHGLVSQSYSWRGVMPTLAEQGFRAIAPDWIGHGFSEKPDKRDFAYTPAALVEALGQFLDALAIPKVHLVAQGFLGHVGIQFALQNPDRVDRLAIINAPLSPAAKLPWKMSQFGIPLAGDMITQDPILVDRTLEGGGPYQIDDEDLDIYRRPFLQSSDVGRALLVTVRRMDLPATTAAIEAGLKTWDHPTLLLWGINDPWLPVSLAETCLKDLSSGQLKTLEEVGHYAQEDWAEKVADALSTFLRQMAV, via the coding sequence GTGGGGATTTCAGAGCAAACCGTTGTGGTCAATGGGTTGACGTGGTTTTATCGGGAAGCGGCCCCGGTGGGCGAGAGCCCCAAACTTCCGGTGCTGTTGCTCCATGGGTTGGTGTCCCAGAGCTATAGCTGGCGGGGGGTGATGCCCACCCTGGCAGAACAGGGGTTCCGGGCCATTGCGCCGGATTGGATCGGCCACGGTTTTTCTGAAAAGCCCGACAAACGCGATTTTGCCTACACTCCCGCCGCCTTGGTAGAAGCCCTCGGTCAGTTTTTGGATGCCCTCGCCATTCCCAAGGTGCATTTGGTCGCGCAAGGGTTTTTGGGCCATGTGGGGATTCAGTTTGCCCTGCAAAACCCCGACCGGGTGGATCGCCTCGCCATCATCAATGCCCCCCTCAGCCCCGCCGCCAAACTGCCCTGGAAGATGAGCCAGTTCGGCATTCCCCTGGCCGGAGACATGATTACCCAGGATCCGATTTTGGTGGATCGCACCCTAGAGGGCGGTGGCCCCTACCAGATCGACGATGAGGATTTGGATATTTACCGTCGGCCCTTTTTGCAAAGCTCTGACGTGGGCCGCGCCCTGCTGGTGACGGTGCGCCGCATGGACTTGCCCGCCACCACCGCCGCCATTGAAGCGGGCCTCAAAACCTGGGATCATCCCACCCTGCTGCTGTGGGGCATTAACGATCCGTGGCTTCCGGTCAGCCTCGCGGAAACCTGCCTAAAAGACCTCTCCAGCGGCCAACTCAAAACCCTAGAAGAAGTCGGTCACTATGCCCAGGAAGACTGGGCCGAAAAGGTGGCGGATGCCCTCAGCACCTTTCTGCGACAAATGGCGGTGTAA
- the ppk1 gene encoding polyphosphate kinase 1 codes for MAKAKAKENGSDLAVGAAEKAPKADVGLDNPQYYVNRELSWLDFNERVLHEALDPRTPLIERLKFLAIFSSNLDEFFMVRISGVMEQADADVHPKTPDGLSPKKQLVAMRAHLLEKIALQHRTFEQELRPALTEHGVYLLNYADLGIDQQQFLREYFENRIFPVLTPLSVDPAHPFPRMSNLSLNLAVRVVNPENGQERFARVKVPSNLPRFVGMPEALCHYQGKDCVWVGVPLEQIISENLDALFPGMTIAGHHAFRITRDADFPVLEEEADDLLIAIEQEISKRRLEGFICRLEIENKMPEDLRQGLMRELEVSDDRVYDIDGILSLKDLFFFASLPLPELKETPWAALTPPRLKPVIEVEEDGYAEQAPNIFVAIRQGDILVHHPYESFKASVQEFITQAANDPKVLAIKITLYRTSGDSPIVKALINAAANRKQVVALVELKARFDEANNIVWAKRLEDAGVHVVYGVVGLKTHTKTTLVVREEGNEIRRYVHIGTGNYNPKTSSLYTDLGLFSCQEELGADLSDLFNFLTGYSRQQAYRKLLVAPLTLRDRMEGLIRREIDLARSGKPGKMIAKMNSLVDGRIIKLLYEASQAGVEIDLIIRGICCLRPGVPGVSENIRVISVIGRFLEHSRIFYFYNNGQPEYYIGSADWMTRNLDRRVEAITPIEDPILVAELQKILEISLADNRQAWDMAADGTFTQRRPAEGEDERGTHNTLMALTLKRDRAR; via the coding sequence ATGGCAAAGGCAAAGGCGAAGGAAAACGGCTCTGATTTGGCGGTGGGTGCGGCAGAAAAAGCCCCAAAGGCCGATGTAGGGCTGGATAATCCGCAGTACTACGTTAACCGCGAGTTAAGCTGGCTAGATTTTAACGAGCGGGTACTCCACGAAGCCCTTGACCCGCGCACGCCCCTGATCGAGCGGCTGAAGTTCCTCGCCATCTTCAGTTCCAACCTCGATGAGTTTTTTATGGTGCGGATCTCCGGTGTGATGGAGCAGGCCGATGCGGACGTGCACCCCAAAACCCCCGATGGCCTTTCGCCCAAGAAGCAACTGGTGGCCATGCGGGCACATTTATTAGAAAAAATTGCCCTCCAGCACCGCACCTTTGAACAGGAACTGCGCCCCGCCCTCACTGAGCATGGGGTGTATTTACTGAACTACGCCGACCTCGGCATAGATCAGCAGCAATTCCTGCGAGAATACTTTGAAAATCGCATTTTCCCGGTGCTGACTCCCCTTAGCGTCGATCCGGCCCATCCCTTTCCGCGCATGTCTAATCTGAGCCTAAACCTGGCGGTGCGGGTGGTGAATCCTGAGAATGGGCAAGAGCGGTTCGCGAGGGTCAAGGTGCCCAGCAATTTGCCCCGCTTTGTGGGAATGCCGGAGGCGCTGTGCCATTACCAAGGGAAAGATTGCGTGTGGGTAGGGGTGCCCCTAGAGCAGATTATTTCTGAGAACTTAGACGCCCTATTCCCAGGCATGACCATCGCCGGACATCACGCCTTTCGCATTACTCGCGATGCTGATTTTCCAGTCTTAGAAGAAGAAGCCGATGACCTACTGATTGCCATTGAGCAGGAAATTAGCAAACGGCGACTAGAGGGCTTTATTTGTCGCCTAGAAATTGAGAATAAGATGCCTGAAGATCTGCGTCAGGGGCTAATGCGAGAGCTTGAGGTCAGCGATGATCGGGTCTATGACATTGATGGAATATTGAGCCTCAAGGATCTCTTTTTCTTTGCGTCTTTACCCTTGCCGGAATTGAAGGAAACCCCCTGGGCGGCCCTCACACCGCCCCGCCTCAAACCGGTGATTGAGGTCGAAGAGGATGGCTATGCCGAGCAAGCTCCCAACATTTTTGTGGCTATTCGCCAGGGCGATATTTTGGTGCATCACCCCTACGAATCCTTTAAGGCTTCGGTACAGGAATTTATTACCCAAGCCGCGAATGATCCCAAAGTGTTGGCCATCAAAATTACCCTCTATCGCACCTCTGGGGATTCCCCGATTGTGAAGGCGCTGATCAATGCGGCGGCCAACCGTAAGCAGGTAGTGGCGTTAGTAGAGCTCAAAGCCCGCTTTGATGAAGCCAATAACATTGTCTGGGCCAAGCGCCTGGAAGATGCCGGAGTCCATGTGGTCTATGGCGTGGTGGGGCTAAAAACCCATACGAAAACAACCCTGGTTGTGCGAGAAGAAGGCAACGAAATCCGCCGCTATGTCCACATTGGCACAGGCAACTACAACCCCAAAACATCGAGCCTCTATACCGACTTAGGCTTATTTAGCTGCCAAGAGGAATTGGGAGCCGATCTGAGTGATCTATTTAACTTCTTGACGGGATATTCTCGACAGCAAGCCTATCGCAAATTGCTGGTGGCACCGCTTACCCTACGAGATCGGATGGAAGGGCTAATTCGTCGAGAAATTGACCTAGCCCGCAGTGGTAAACCGGGCAAAATGATTGCCAAAATGAATTCCCTCGTAGACGGTAGAATTATCAAGCTACTCTACGAAGCCTCTCAGGCTGGGGTAGAAATTGATCTTATTATTCGCGGGATTTGCTGCCTACGTCCCGGTGTTCCTGGGGTCAGCGAAAATATTCGAGTTATCAGCGTCATTGGACGTTTCTTAGAACACTCGCGCATTTTCTATTTCTACAACAACGGTCAGCCCGAATACTACATTGGCAGCGCCGACTGGATGACCCGCAACCTAGACCGACGGGTGGAAGCCATCACCCCCATTGAAGACCCAATTCTCGTCGCAGAGTTGCAGAAGATTCTGGAGATTTCCCTGGCCGATAACCGCCAAGCCTGGGATATGGCTGCCGATGGCACCTTTACCCAACGACGCCCCGCCGAAGGTGAGGACGAACGCGGCACCCACAATACCCTAATGGCCTTGACCCTCAAGCGGGATCGGGCTCGCTAG